The sequence below is a genomic window from Barrientosiimonas humi.
CGCCCTCATCTCGGGGGAGAGGGGCGGCCCGACCGGTCCGGAACGTTCCCCGCGGCCTGTCGCCGCATCGCACGACCCGACGAGGATCGGTGAGGCAGATGAACGAGCAGGTCGCAGGACAGCCAGGTCAACCAGGACAACCAGGACAACGGCGGCGCGTCGGCCCGGTCGCGCGCGGCGTGCTGTGGGTGGTGACCGTCGTGACGCTCCTGGCCGGAGCCGGCGTCACCACCGCCGCAGCGTTGCAGGGCCGCGACTTCTTCACCACCGGATACGCCCCGCTGCGCACCGGCTCCGCCGCGATGGTGACCCGCGAGATCGACGTCGAGGGACGCCGTCCCACCGACCCGCAGAACGACCCGGGCGACCTGGCGCGCGTGCGCATCCAGGTGCGCGGCATCGAGCCCGGGCGGCCGGTCTTCGTCGGGATCGCGCGCCGTGCCGACGTCGAGCGATACCTGCGCGGGACGGCCCACGACGAGATGTCGACCTTCACGACCGACCCGCTGCGGGTGTCGTGGACGCGCCGGCCTGGCGGGTCGGTGGCGCCGCCGCCCGGCGAGCAGCCGTTCTGGGTCGCGACCTCGCAGGTGACCGGCCCCGGCACCGCCGAGCTGCAGTGGGACAAGTCGCTGGGCGAGTGGATGGCCGTGGCGATGAACGCCGACGGGTCACCGGGCGTGCAGCTGGAGGCGAACGTCGGGCTGCGGTTCGGGTTCCTGCTGCCGACGGGGCTGGGGCTGCTGGCCCTCTCGCTGGCGGGCGGTGCCGCGCTGGTCGCCACCCGGCGCCGCGCGGCGGAGCTCCGAGCTGTTCGGGCGGCCGCTCAGGCGCCGTCGGACAGGCTCATCGGCCCGTAGACCACCGCGCCGTCCTCGTGCAGCGTGACCGAGGAGACGCCGGCGTCGGCGAGCTCGCGCCACTGCTCACCCAGCCACGACTCGGCGTCGCTCTGCGTCGGGAACGAGGTGGTGACCAGCTCGGGCCGCCCGGCGACCTCGGAGCCGGCCGAGTCCTGGTAGCTCCAGGTCCAGGCGCTCATCGGGCGTTCTTCCAGTCCTTGTCGCCGCGGGCGACCTGCGGTCGCGGCACGCGGGAGATGCGCATCTGGAACGAGCGCATGATGGCGTACGACGCCGAGCCCTTCGGGGGCTCCTGGCCGAACTTCTCGACGATCGCCTTCTTCGTGCGGCGCCACATCAGGACGGCGTCGAGGATGCCGGCGATCACGATGCCCCAGACCAGGATCATCGCGGCCAGCTGCACGGCGGCGCCGAGCCGCACGAACATCAGCACCAGCACGATGAGCATCAGCGGCAGCAGGATCTCGCCGACGCTGAGCCGCGAGTCGACGCTGTTGCGGATGAACTTCTTGATCGGGCCGCGGTCGCGCGGCGGCAGGGCGCTCTCGTCGCCGCGGTTCATCGCCTCGCGCTGGGCGAGGCGGCTGGCGCGGGCCTGCTCCTTGCTCTGCTTCTTGGCGGCCTCGCGGTCGGCGGGGACGAGCGGCTTGCGCCGGGCGGCCTCCTGCTCGCGCCGCTTGGGCGTGGGGCGGCCCTTGCCGGGTTGACCGGGCTCGGTCACCGCCTCCTCGGTGGGGGCGGGATCCGTCGCGGGGGTCTGGTTCTTCTTGCGGCCGAGCACGCAGCACACTGTACGTCGTGACCTCCGAGCCCGACGCCGCCCGCCTGGACCAGCTGCGCACCACCGTCGCCGGGCTGATGCCGGCGGCCCGCGCCGACCTGGAGTCGCTCACCCGCATCCCGAGCGTCTCGCTCGGCAGCTTCGACCAGCAGCACGTGCAGGCCTCGGCCGAGGCGGTCGCCGACCTGCTGCGCGCCGAGGGGCTCGAGGTCGAGATCGTCAGCGAGGGCGGCCGGCCGGCGGTCATCGGGCACCGGGCCGCGCCCGAGGGAGCGCCGACGGTGCTGCTCTACGCCCACCACGACGTACAGCCGCCCGGTGACGAGAAGGACTGGGACACACCGCCGTTCGAGCCCACCGAGCGCGACGGTCGGCTCTACGGACGCGGCGCCGCCGACGACAAGGCCGGGGTCATGGCGCACCTGGTGGCGCTGCGCGCGCACGGCGACGACCTGCCGGTCGGCGTGACCGTGTTCGTTGAGGGCGAGGAGGAGGTCGGCTCCGACTCGCTGCCGGCGCTGCTCGACAAGCACGGCGAGCGGCTGCGCGCCGACGCGATCGTGCTGGCCGACTCGACCAACTGGGACGTCGGCACCCCGGCCCTCACCACGACCCTGCGCGGGATGTTCCGGCTGGTCGTCACGGTGCGCACGCTGGACCACTCGGTGCACTCGGGCATGTACGGCGGCCCGGTGCCCGACGCGATCACCGCCCTCGTGCGGTTGCTCGCGACGATGCACACCGACGCCGGCGACATCGCGGTCGAGGGCTTCGCGACCTCGGAGGCGACCGAGCTGGACTACCCCGAGGAGCGGCTGCGCGCCGAGAGCGGACTCCTGGAGGGCGTACGCCTGATCGGGTCGGGCTCGATCCTGTCGCGCCTGTGGACCCGGCCCGCGATCACCACCATCGGCATCGACGCGCCGACCGTCGACACCTCCTCCAACACCCTGGTCGCCGAGGCGCGGGCCAAGGTCAGCGTGCGGCTGCACCCCGACGACGACCCGCGCGCGGCGTACGACCGGCTCGCCGCCCACCTGCGCGAGCACGCCCCGTGGGGAGCCCGCGTGGACGTACGGCTCGACGACGAGGGCCGCGGCTTCTCCGCCGACGCGCAGGGCCCGGTCTACGACGCGGCGCGCGCGGCGTTCGCCGACGCGTGGGGCACCGACCCGGTCGACATCGGGGTGGGTGGCTCGATCCCGTTCGTCGCCGCGTTCGCCGAGACCTTCCCCGACGCGGCGATCCTGGTCACCGGCGTCGAAGACCCCGACACCCGCGCGCACGGCGCCAACGAGTCGCTGCACCTGGGCGAGTTCGAGCGGGTCTGCCTCGCCGAGGCCGTGCTGCTGGAGCGCCTCGGGAGCTGAGCGCCCAGCGGCTCCGCGGCCCTCGGCGGCGGGGCGGACAGGACCCCGACATACGGTGAGGGCATGGCTCAGGGAACGTACGTCGAGAAGAGTTTCGAGCGCGACACCAACTACATCACCGACCGCATCGCCGCCGACGGCGAGTGGCCGGTCGAGGCGGGGCGCTACCGGTTGATCGCCGCGCGGGCGTGCCCGTGGGCCAACCGCACGATCATCGTCCGGCGACTCCTCGGTCTCGAGGACGCCATCTCGCTCGGGCTCGCCGGCCCGACGCACGACTCCGACAGCTGGACCTTCGACCTCGACCCCGGCGAGGTCGACCCGGTGCTGCAGATCCCGCGGCTGAAGGACGCCTACCTCGAGCGGTTCCCCGACTACCCCCGCGGCATCACCGTGCCCGCGATCGTCGACGTGCCGACCGGGGAGGTCGTGACCAACGACTTCGCCCAGATCACCCTCGACTTCGAGACCGAGTGGACCGAGTTCTTCCGCGAGGGCGCGCCCGACCTGTGGCCGCAGGACCTGCGCGAGGAGATGGAGCCGGTGATGCACCGGATCTACACCGAGGTCAACAACGGCGTCTATCGCTGCGGGTTCGCCGGCGAGCAGGAGGCCTACGACAAGGCGTACGACCGGCTCTTCACCGCGCTCGACTGGCTGGAGGAGCGGCTCGCCGGGCAGCGCTACCTGATGGGCGACACCATCACCGAGGCCGACGTGCGGCTGTTCACCACGCTGGCCCGGTTCGACCCCGTCTACCACGGCCACTTCAAGTGCAACCGCAGCAAGCTCACCGAGATGCCGGTGCTGTGGGCCTACGCGCGCGACCTGTTCCAGACCCCTGGGTTCGGCGACACCACCGACTTCACCCAGATCAAGGAGCACTACTACGTCGTGCACACCGACGTGAACCCCACGCAGATCGTGCCCAAGGGGCCCGACCTCGCCGGCTGGGCGACCCCGCACGGCCGCGAGAAGCTGGGCGGCCGCCCGTTCGGCGACGGCACCCCGCCCGGTCCGCCGCCCGAGGCCGAGCGGGTGCCGACGAAGGACAACCCCCTGGTCGGCCCCGACGGGATGGTGCAGGTCGAGGCCTGACCGGCCGCCGGCGTACGCCCTCGCGGAGGACCGCTGAAGGGTGCGGTGGCGCTGTTCACGGTCTCGCGCTGGACCGCTGGAGGGTGCGGTGGGGCGCACGGTTCGGCGGAGGACCGCCAAGGGGTGCGGTGGCGCTGGGCACGGTGTCGCGGAGGACCGCTGGAGGGTGCGGTGGGGCGCACGGTTCGGCGGAGGACCGGTGGCGCGTGAGCCCGTGCCGGCGTACGCCCTCGCGGAGGACCGCCAAGGGGTGCGCCGGCTCACTCCTCCCGCGACACGCAGTTGCCCGTCGGGACTTCCGAGGACAGCTCGGCCGCCTGGTCGAGCCAGGAGTCGGTGGCGTCGTCGGTGAGCGCGTAGCCGGTGTTGGGGTCGTCGGCGGAGCGGGCGAACACGGTGCCTGCCACCTGGCCGTCGGTCGTCAGCAGCGGGCCGCCGGAGTCGCCGGGCAGCAGCTGGGCGTTGAGGGCGTAGATGTCGCGGTTGACCGGCTTGCTGCCGTAGACGTCGCGCCCCACGGCGGCCATCTGCGCCCGCACCCGCGCCGCGGTGAGCGTGTAGTCGCCGCCCTGCGGGTATCCCGCCGCCACGGCCTCGGCGCCGCGGTCGAGGTCGGGAGCGCGGTCGAGCACCGGCGCGTCGAGGGTGTCGACCCGCAGGATCGCCAGGTCCAGGTCGGGGTCGAACGCCACGACCGTGGCCTCATGCCGCTCGCCCTGCCCGCCGGGCTGCACGGTGATGCGCTGGCCGCCGGCCACGACGTGGGCGTTGGTGACCACGCGGTCCTCGCTCACGACCCAGCCGCTGCCGACGGAGCGCATCGCGCACGAGTCGGACGAGCTGCGGATCTTCATCACCGCGTCGCGGGCCCGCTCGATCGCGGGGGAGGAGGCGATGTCGGGGTCCGGGGCCTCGACCTCGACGTTAGGTTCACGCCCGGCGAACACCTCGGGGAACGGCGAGGCGTCGACCTGGTCACCGAACCGGCCCAGCGCGTCGCGCGCGCCCGGGGGAGCCGCCCGGTCCATGGCGCGCCAGCCGTAGGAGCTGTCCACCGCCCGCACCCCGTCGGCGCTCAGCAGCGGCCGGGCCGAGGCGAGCACCGCCCACGAGGCCAGCAGCGTCGTGACGAGCAGCGCCACCGCCCCGAGCCCGGAGTCCAGCAGCCGCACCGGCCGTACGTTCGTCAGCCGCACCACGACGCCGGCGAGGGCGCCCATGACCCCGGCGCCGACGGCGGCGAGCAGCAGGGCGGCCAGGACCACCACCAGCGCGGCGGTGTTGTCGGCCTCGGGTCGCAGGTCGAGGGCGTCCAGGACGGCCGGGGTGGCGGCCAGCCCGAGGAGCAGGCCGGCGATCCAGCCGACCGCGGTGAGCGCAGAGGTGACCAGCCCGCGCCGCCAGCCCAACCACACGGCGAGCAGCGCCACCAGCACCAGAACCAGGTCGATCATGCCGATCAGGATGCACAACCCAGATGGGGGAGCGCTGTGACTTGCTGTGACGTTGCGGGGAACGCCACCGCCGGTGCCCGGCCGACCGCCGGTGCCGAGCCACAGCCGCCCGTGCGAGCATCCGGCGCGTGGAGCAGTTCTGGGCCGAGATCAGCGGCGTGCAGCCGGCGCCGCCGCGCGCCGTCGTCGCGCTGCTCGGCGCCCTGGCCCTGGGCCTGATCGCCTGGCGGCCGAGCTGGCGGGTGCTGCGCCAGGTCGTGACGATCGCTCACGAGGGCGCGCACGCGCTGGTGGCGCTGGCGAGCGGCCGCTCGCTGCACGGCGTGCGCCTGCACCGCGACACCTCCGGCCTCACCGTGACCCGCGGGCTGGCGCGCGGGCCGGGGGTGGTCGCGACGCTGGCGGCGGGCTACCCCGGCCCCGCGCTGCTCGGCCTCGCCGGCGCCTGGGTGCTCGGGCTCGGCCGAGCGGTGCTGCTGCTGTGGCTGCTGCTGGTGGTGCTCGCGGCGCTGCTGCTGCAGATCCGCAACTGGTTCGGCCTCGCGGCGGTGCTGCTCAGCGGCGGGGTGCTCGTGCTGGTCACCCGCTACCTGCCGGGCGAGGGGCAGACCGCGTTCGCGTACGCCCTGGTCTGGTTCCTGCTGCTCGCCGCGCCGTACGCCGTCGTCGACCTCGTGCGCGCCCGTCGCCACGGCGGCGCCCACGACTCCGACGCCGACCAGCTCGCGCGGCTCACGCCGCTGCCGGCCGGCGTCTGGGTCGTGGTCTTCCTGCTCGTCACGCTGGGTTGCCTGCTCGGTGGCGCCGCGCTGATGCTCGGCCGCCTGTGGTGACCCTGCCCGTGACTCCGCTCAGAGCCAGGCGTCCAGCCGCGGCGGCGTCTCGGCCCGGCCGGTGAGCCAGGCGACCAGCTGCGGTCCCGCCTCGCCCCCGGCGTACGTCGTCGCCGCCTCTCCCGCGAGCCGCGCCCGCACGTCGGCGGGCACGTCCCTGAAGCTGAACCCGACGTCGAGGTCGACTGTGTGCACCCACACCTCGCGGGTGCGCAGCCACGCGATCTCCGTGGCCGGCACGGTGCGGCCGCGCGCGGTGCGCACCTCGGCGCGCCACTGCTGCGGGCCGAGCCGGTCCAGCCCCGCGCGCAGCCGGCGGGCCGAGGCGTGCACCAGCTCGCGCAGCCGGTCCGGGGGCAGCGTGGCGCCGTGGGCGATCTCCTCCGCGCGCTGCTCGGCGTCGGCGTACATCGGGTTCTCGATGCCGGTGCGCGCCCACTCGGCGAGCCGGGTGAGCGCCTCGGCGTTGAAGTGCACGTGGGCCAGTAGGTGCGAGCGGCTCCAGCCCGGCAGCAGCGACGGCCCGGCGAACGCGGCGTCGTCGAGGCGGTCGACCTGGTCGAGCAGCGCGTCGGTGCCGTCGACCATCCAGCCGTACGCCGTCGTCACCCCCGTCATGCCCGGCCCCGCACCTCGACGCGCGAGCGGCCGAGCCCGCTGATCTCGGTGGTCAGCACGTCGCCGTCCGCGAGGTAGCGGGCGGGTGTGCGCGCGTGGCCGACCCCGCCGGGCGTCCCGGTCGCGATGACGTCGCCGGGCTGCAGGGTGAGGATGCGCGAGACGTACGCCACCAGCGCCACCGGGTCGAACACCAGGTCGGCGGTGTCGGCCTTCTGCACCGTCTCGCCGTCGACCTGCCCGAGCAGCTCCAGCCGCGGACGCACGCCGCCCTCGAGCTCGTCGGGGGTGACCAGGAACGGGCCGAACGGCGTGGTGGCCTCGAACGTCTTGCCCTGCAGCCACTGCGGGCTGCGGTACTGCCAGTCGCGGGTCGTCACGTCGTTGAGCACCGAGAACCCGGCGATCGCCTCGGCCGCGGCCGCCTCGTCGGCGTGCCGCACCCGGGCGCCGACCACGACGGCCAGCTCGGCCTCCCAGTCGACCGCGTCGGACTCGGCCGGCAGCACCAGCGGGTCGTCCGCCCCGATCAGCGCCTCGGGGTACTTCGCGAACAGCGTCGGGAACTGCGGGATCTCGCGGCCCATCTCGGTGATGTGCTGGCGGTAGTTCAGCCCGACGCACACGATCTTGCCCGGGCGCGGGACGACCGGGGCGAAGCTCAGCTGCTCCGGACGTACGGCCAGCGGGTCGCCGCCCGCCGCGCGCTCGCGCCACCCGGGCTCGGCGAGCAGCGCGCCCAGGTCGCTCACCCCCAGGTCGAGCACGGTGTCGCCGTCGATGCGCACCGCGCGGGTGCGCTCGTCGGGGCGGCGGATGGTGGCCAGCTTCATCGGGTCTCCTCGCGGGTGGCGGTGGCAGTGGCAGTGGTGGTGGCGCGGTGCAGGTGCAGCCGCTCGTAGATCGGGGTGTCCGCGAAGCGGAACAGGGTGGTCTCCTGCTCGGCGCCGACGGTCACCGGCGCCCACGACGGCACGACGAACAGGTCGCCGTCGGTGAGGGTCCAGGTGGTGCCGGAGACCGTGACGGTCGCCGTGCCGGAGAAGACCTGCCATACGGCCGAGCCGACCTCGCGGCGCTCGGCGGTCTGCGCCCCGGCGCGCAGCCGGTGCATCTCCAGCCGCATCGTCGGCAGCACGTCGGCGCCCGAGGTCGGGTTGGTGAACCGCACGGCGGCGTGGCCGGGCTCGACCACGCCGGCGTGCCCGGCGTCCTCCAGCGCCAGCTGGTCGGCGAGCGCGGCGTCGGTGTGCTCCCAGCGGTAGGCCGCGAGCGGCGACGCGGCCGCGAACCGGTCGACCTCGGTTAGCGGCAGCAGCCCGGGGTGACCCCACAGCTGCTCGGCGCGCGAGCGGGCGGGCACCTCGGTCGAGGTCACCTGCTCGGGCCCGAACTCGAAGAACGAGGCGTCGGTCGCGTGCACGAACGGGATGTCCAGACCGTCCAGCCAGGCCATCGGCTCGGTGGCGATGTTGTGGTGGCCGTGGAAGCGCCAGCCCGGCGTGAGCAGCAGGTCGCCGCGGCGCATCGCGACCGGGTCGCCGTCGACGACGGTCCACACGCCCTCGCCCTCGACGACGAACCGGAAGGCGCTCTGGGTGTGCCGGTGCTCGGGCGCCACCTCGGCGGGGCAGAGGTACTGGATCGCCGCCCACAGCGTCGGCGTCGCGAACGGCGCCCCGCCGAGGCCGGGGTTGGCGAGCGCGATCGCGCGGCGCTCGCCGCCGCGGCCGACCGGCACCAGCCGGCCCGACTCCTGCGCGAGCGGCAGCAGGTCCTGCCAGCGCCACGCGTGGGCGGCGGCGCCCGACCGCGGCTGCGTCGGCATCAGGTCGCCGATCTCGGTCCACAGGGGCACCAGCCGCTCCCGCTCGAAACCGGCGTACAGCGCGTCGAGCTCGGGGCTCGGGTCGGGCTGGGCCTGGGGCGGGGTCTGGTCAGCGGTGGGCTCGGTGTCGATCGACATGGGGGCTCCTTCAGGTCGCCGGGACGGTCGGGGTGGTGGGCTCGGGGGTGGCGTCGGTGACGTCGGCCCGCTGGCGGCGGGAGATCAGGTGCAGCAGCAGACCGGCGATGGCGGCCACGGCCGCGAAGACGACGAAGTTGGCGTCGACGCCCAGGTCGCGGGCGAGCATCCAGCCGCCCACCTGGGGTGCGACGACCGCGCCGACGCGGCCGACGCCGAGGGCGAAGCCGAGCGCCGCGCCGCGCACGGCGGCGGGGTAGCGGTCGGCGATCGCGGCGAGGATGAGGCACTGGGTGCCGTGCGTGCCGATGCCGGCGAGCACCAGCGCGCCGTACAGTCCGGCGAGCGGCAGCGTCGCGAGCGTGACGCCGAGCAGCGCGAGGCAGGCGACCAGGGCCGCGACGGCCGCCGCGCGCGCCGGGCCGAACCGCACCCCGAAGTACGCCGTGAGCAGCGACCCCAGCACCGCACCCAGGTTGAGCGCCAGCAGGAAGGTCAGCGCCGAGCCGAGCTCGTACCCGCTCTGCCGCATCAGCTGCGGCAGCCAGGTGCCGAGGCCGTACCAGGTGAACAGGGTGGCCGCCGTCGCCAGCGCGAACAGCACCGACGGGGTGCGCAGCGGCCGGCGCAGGATGTCGCCCGCGGTCACCCGGTCGGCGTCGGCGGGCGCGGCCGGCGGGGCGGTGAGCCCGAAGCGCGCCTCGATCCGCTCGGCCTCGGCGACGCGCCCCTTGGCGCGCAGCCACACCGGCGACTCGGGCAGCCAGCGCACGGCGAGCGGCAGCACCACGACCAGGGCCAGGAGCGCGACCGCGAACATGGTGCGCCAGCCGTACCCCGGGATGACCCAGATGCCGAGCACGGCCGCGATCGAGCCGCCGATCGGGACGCCGGACATCATCAGGGTGGCGACGAGCGAGCGCCGGGCGGGGGAGGCGTACTCCGCGACGAGGGCGTTGGCCGACGGCACGAGGCCGCCGAGGCCGAGCCCGGCGAGGAGACGGAAGGCGCCGAACGTGCCCGGGGAGGGCGCGAGCGCGCACAGCGCGGTGAACACGGAGAACCAGACCGTGCAGCCCAGCACCGCGCCGCGCCGGCCGATGCGGTCGGCGAGCGCGCCCGCGGCGAGGGCGCCGAGGAGCATGCCGAGGAAGGCCAGCGAGCCCAGGAATCCGGCGGAGCTCTGGGTGAGCTCCCAGCCCGGCTCCTCGAGCAGGCGCGGCACCACGGTGCCGTAGACGATCAGGTCGTAGCCGTCGAAGACGACGATCAGCCAGCACAGCGCGGTGACGAGCAGGGCCGGCCGGGCCACGGGTGGGGTGGTCGGGGACATGGCGGGGAGAGTAGGTCGCTTCCCGACAGGCGGAATAGGATGTTCTGCTGTGAGGAACAGACCGGCGTACGCCGTCGAGGCCGTCGACCATGCCCTCCAGCTGGCCACGCTGTTGCGTCAGGAGGGTTCGCTGCGGGTCACCGACGCCGCCGCCGCGCTCGGGGTGAGCCGCTCGACCGCCCACCGGCTCCTCGTGACGCTGGTCTATCGCGACTTCGCCGAGCAGGCACCCGACCGGTCCTACCGCCCCGGCCCGTTCCTCGTGGCTGACCCCGGGCAGCAGCCGACCGCGCGGCTGCGAGCAGCCGCGCTGCCCTATCTCAACCAGGTCGCCGCGCAGACCGGCGAGTCGTGCAACCTGCAGGTGCGGGTGGGGGCGCGCACCAACGTGGTGGCCTACGTCGAGGGGCCCGAGGCGTTCAACGTCGGCGACCGCTTCACCCGCGAGTGGGACGCCCGGCTCACCTCGGCCGGGCGCATCCTGCTGGCCGAGCTCGGCGAGGACGAGCTCGGGCTGCTCTACCCCGACGACGAGCTGGGGGCCGCCGAGCGGCGCGCGCTGCGGCTGGAGCTCGAGCGCAGCAAGGCCCGCGGGTTCGCGATCAACGACCAGCTCACCGAGCGCGGCGTCGTGGCGGTCGCCGTGCTGGTGCGCACCCCGCAGGGCGCCCCGCTCGCGGGCCTCGCGCTCGCCATGCCCAAGCAGCGGTTCGAGGACAGCAAGCTCCCCACCTGGGTGGGGGCGCTGACCGCCGCCTCGGCCCTGCTGACGCGCGACCTGGACCGCGCCTGACCGCGCAGGGTCGGGGTGCGGCGACAATGGCGCCCGTGCGCGTGCTGCTCGCCCCCGACCGATTCGGATCCCTGACCGGCGCCGAGGCCGCCTCGGCGCTCGCGGCCGGCTGGGCCGAGGCGGCCCCGGCCGTCGACACCGTCCGGCTCCCGCAGTCCGACGGGGGCCCGGGTTTCCTCGCCGCACTAGCGGTTTCGGTCGGCGGCGACCTCCAGATGCTGTCGGTCGACCGACCCGAGCGGGCGCTCTCGGTGCCGGTCCTGCGGGCGGGCGGACGGACGTACGTCGAGGCGGCGGAGGTCGAGCGCGCGGGCGAGGCCCTCGACACCGAACCGCTCGGCGCCACGCTGCGCACCCTGCTCGCCGCCGGCGCCGAGCACGTCGTCGTCGGGCTCGGCGGCCTGCGCACGCTGGACGGCGGACGCGGTCTGGTGCGCGGGCTCGTGGGGTCCGGCGGCGACGGCGGGTCCGGCCTCGCCGCCGCCCGCGAGCTGCTCGCGGGGCGCACGGTCACCGTCGCGGTCGACACCGACCGCACCCTGCTCGGCATGCAGGGCGCGAGCGCCACCGCCGTCGACACCCTCGGCCTGACCCGCGAGGCCGCCCAGGAGTCCGAGCGCGAGATGGGGGAGTGGGTCGACGTCGTACGCCGGGCGCTGCCACCCCCGCGCGACCTGATCAGCGGTCAGCAGCAGCGGCCCGACCGGCTCCCCGGCGCGGGCGCGGGC
It includes:
- a CDS encoding glycerate kinase — encoded protein: MRVLLAPDRFGSLTGAEAASALAAGWAEAAPAVDTVRLPQSDGGPGFLAALAVSVGGDLQMLSVDRPERALSVPVLRAGGRTYVEAAEVERAGEALDTEPLGATLRTLLAAGAEHVVVGLGGLRTLDGGRGLVRGLVGSGGDGGSGLAAARELLAGRTVTVAVDTDRTLLGMQGASATAVDTLGLTREAAQESEREMGEWVDVVRRALPPPRDLISGQQQRPDRLPGAGAGGGAGFVLAVLGASLRPGPEVVAEATGLVEAARASGLLVTATTVYNWRVLAHSVAEQVARAATTLAVPGVLLADEVQVGRRETMSLGFSGSYGVLQPGRMRPRGHRFDPAEDEAALRRLAARVAGTWTPARG